One genomic window of Candidatus Minimicrobia sp. QA0096 includes the following:
- a CDS encoding RluA family pseudouridine synthase, with protein MKILPRTVLKIARLYKLADDNTPVKSLRRLEIQTDKSHVFAEFILNKQHFALLYGSIVDEESIDELWTEKPDNAEILPNPLDPKFIETPFQGKYVIMFKISPTKVRLDIYLSTKFDTTISRSLWQKYIKAGYVSVNNKVATTPKFEVDETDEIALNLPEKEQTDVDLPILYEDDDVIVVNKPSGLLTHAKGGLSDEPTVAEIIRPKTSFATDTDRPGIVHRLDRDTSGLLIIAKNPESAAHLQRQFAERTAKKTYIAITDGKPKLNAAKIDLPIGRNPSAPSTFRIDPNGKPAQTTYHVLAENDAQSLVELKPTTGRTHQLRVHLAHLNAPILGDRVYGKSSDCRMMLHAQKLEITLPSGERKVFEAIVPDEFKKFFPEDL; from the coding sequence GTGAAAATATTACCTCGAACAGTGCTGAAAATAGCTAGATTGTACAAATTAGCGGACGACAATACGCCCGTCAAATCACTGCGTCGGCTAGAGATTCAAACAGACAAATCTCATGTTTTTGCGGAATTTATTTTGAATAAGCAACATTTTGCGCTGCTTTACGGTTCGATTGTCGACGAAGAATCTATTGACGAATTGTGGACGGAAAAACCAGATAATGCCGAGATTTTACCGAATCCGCTAGACCCAAAATTTATCGAAACGCCGTTCCAAGGAAAGTATGTCATAATGTTCAAAATTTCGCCAACTAAGGTACGCTTGGATATTTATTTATCGACCAAATTCGACACGACAATTTCCCGAAGTCTTTGGCAAAAATACATAAAAGCTGGATACGTTTCGGTCAATAATAAAGTCGCGACAACGCCGAAGTTTGAGGTTGATGAAACTGATGAAATTGCGCTTAATTTGCCAGAAAAAGAGCAGACGGACGTTGATTTACCGATTTTATACGAGGATGATGATGTGATTGTTGTTAATAAACCAAGCGGGCTACTGACGCACGCGAAGGGCGGACTTTCTGACGAGCCGACTGTTGCGGAGATAATTCGCCCCAAAACCTCATTCGCAACGGATACCGATCGTCCGGGAATTGTTCATAGGCTTGATCGCGACACTTCGGGACTACTGATTATCGCCAAAAACCCAGAATCTGCCGCGCATCTACAGAGGCAATTTGCCGAGCGAACCGCCAAGAAAACCTACATAGCGATAACCGACGGCAAGCCAAAGTTGAATGCCGCAAAAATTGATCTGCCAATTGGTCGCAATCCTTCAGCGCCGAGCACGTTTCGCATAGATCCAAACGGGAAACCAGCTCAGACGACTTACCATGTTTTGGCGGAAAATGATGCTCAGTCGCTTGTGGAGTTGAAGCCGACCACTGGTCGAACTCATCAATTGCGCGTCCATTTGGCTCATTTGAATGCGCCGATTCTTGGCGATCGAGTTTATGGAAAGTCTTCGGATTGTCGTATGATGTTGCATGCTCAAAAATTAGAGATAACTTTGCCGTCTGGTGAGAGAAAAGTTTTTGAAGCCATAGTTCCTGACGAATTCAAGAAATTCTTCCCAGAGGATTTATAG
- a CDS encoding type I restriction endonuclease subunit R — MKSLIDEKTEYQQYFIARLCDAGYRERIAKEKYDKRYAMDTEELLAFLRDTQPEEMATLEKIHKDNTDALVIAKINQQILQSSLLDVLKDGVEIAGTTLKLIYNKPATSYNPTLEAFYKKNRFTVMQEAVISDHERVDLVLFVNGLAVVSCELKSEYSRQNYRNAIDQYTNTRDPNNRLFKFKAGTVVNFAMDLNEVYMTTKLDGINTTFLPFNRGSGEGVKTGAGNPLSDGVSEYPVHYMWDDVLTPDSMIELLMNFCFTIREEKKDPETGEKSYKEKLIFPRYHQRDAVRKLLTDVHDRESSLNYLIEHSAGSGKTNTICWLAHRLSSLHNKEDKQIFDNVIIVTDRLVVDQQLQKAVKSIDHQAGLIRAIGERSSDDSSTLRDALKGNTKIIVTTIQKFLYLDFNELVKELKDKKFAVIIDEAHSSTSGKDMSAVQNILGAKDATSENAEDIDSSDVLEKELSKNGKQENVSIFAFTATPKPTTLQLFGTDIVTPEGDVRKAAFHLYSMKQAIEEGFILDVLNNYTEYNTFYKVLQEPSEDDPMLKTVEAKKQIYRIAMLNPENIEQRIAIIVAHFRDNVKNELGGQAKAMIVTNWREEAVRYYFALKKYLADHAIDDIKPLVAFTGKVKLDGDETEYTEHGVNGCSEDKLPEEFNTDRHNILIVANKYQVGFDQPKLSAMYILKPLAGVNAVQTLSRLNRTCAPYAKKTFILDFVNTYEEMENAFAPYYTTTILKNTASVSELRDKAEEIDGHGVVIDYDVDALFKVVYENAAKDAKGTGNIRTRINANAEANQIIRRNILVMNNMFGEDINKKKEFIGACRSYVRLYDFLSLITGQIDNELFKKYIFLSTFLTNIDFGTGNGIDITKKVNMVEFKNLYAQKHDGGPHASKPFVNLPNAEVRLTKDEEQLLSRIIDDINTASGQTFDTDVATKAMLQIKDLLLKNENLKVGAKNNNEDDFAFSFYDDADEALLEGLMSNNEFFTLLLNDQNLKKRVLDAFKHSVYTELKKN, encoded by the coding sequence ATGAAATCACTAATAGATGAGAAAACAGAATATCAGCAATACTTTATCGCTCGACTTTGCGATGCAGGCTACCGTGAGCGTATTGCCAAGGAAAAATACGACAAACGTTATGCAATGGACACCGAAGAACTCCTTGCTTTTTTACGAGATACTCAGCCAGAAGAAATGGCTACCCTCGAAAAGATTCATAAAGACAATACCGATGCGTTGGTTATCGCAAAAATTAACCAACAAATTCTCCAAAGCAGTCTCCTCGACGTTCTTAAAGATGGCGTAGAAATTGCCGGCACTACGCTAAAACTCATCTATAACAAACCTGCAACTTCTTACAACCCAACGCTAGAAGCCTTCTATAAGAAAAACCGCTTCACTGTAATGCAAGAAGCCGTAATCAGCGACCACGAGCGCGTAGATTTAGTTCTCTTTGTAAACGGCCTGGCTGTAGTGAGCTGCGAGCTTAAGAGTGAATACTCTCGCCAAAATTATCGTAACGCAATTGACCAGTATACTAATACTCGAGACCCAAATAACCGTCTTTTTAAGTTCAAGGCGGGTACGGTTGTCAATTTCGCAATGGACTTAAATGAAGTCTATATGACTACGAAACTCGACGGAATCAACACTACTTTCTTACCATTTAACCGCGGCTCTGGTGAAGGCGTAAAAACTGGCGCCGGGAACCCTCTAAGTGACGGTGTTAGCGAATATCCCGTCCACTATATGTGGGATGACGTACTTACGCCAGACAGTATGATCGAACTCCTAATGAACTTCTGCTTTACGATCCGTGAAGAAAAGAAAGATCCAGAAACTGGCGAGAAATCATACAAAGAAAAGCTCATTTTCCCACGTTATCATCAGCGCGATGCCGTCAGGAAACTTCTTACCGATGTCCACGACCGCGAATCTTCGCTGAACTATCTTATTGAGCATAGTGCTGGTTCTGGTAAAACAAATACTATCTGCTGGCTTGCACACCGTCTCTCTTCTCTCCACAACAAAGAAGATAAGCAAATCTTTGATAATGTGATTATCGTAACTGACCGCCTAGTAGTTGATCAGCAACTTCAAAAGGCTGTAAAGAGCATTGACCACCAAGCCGGCCTCATTCGTGCAATCGGTGAGAGATCGAGTGACGATTCCTCTACTCTTCGCGATGCGCTTAAGGGTAATACGAAGATTATCGTGACAACAATTCAGAAATTCTTGTATCTTGATTTTAATGAGCTCGTAAAAGAGCTCAAGGATAAGAAATTTGCAGTTATCATCGATGAGGCTCACTCTTCTACCTCTGGTAAAGATATGTCGGCGGTTCAAAATATCCTTGGCGCCAAAGACGCAACTTCTGAGAATGCCGAAGACATTGATAGCTCGGATGTGTTGGAAAAAGAGCTCAGCAAAAACGGCAAGCAAGAAAACGTATCTATCTTCGCCTTTACAGCTACACCAAAGCCAACCACTCTACAATTATTTGGAACAGATATTGTCACGCCAGAGGGCGATGTCCGGAAAGCTGCTTTCCATCTCTATTCAATGAAGCAAGCAATCGAGGAAGGCTTTATTCTCGATGTACTCAATAATTATACCGAATACAATACTTTCTATAAAGTATTACAAGAGCCGAGCGAAGACGATCCTATGCTAAAGACTGTGGAAGCAAAGAAGCAAATCTATCGCATAGCAATGCTTAATCCAGAGAATATTGAACAACGCATTGCGATTATTGTTGCTCACTTCCGCGACAACGTAAAGAATGAACTTGGCGGCCAAGCAAAGGCTATGATTGTAACAAACTGGCGCGAAGAGGCTGTCCGCTACTACTTCGCTTTGAAGAAATACCTTGCCGACCATGCAATAGACGATATCAAGCCACTAGTAGCCTTTACCGGCAAAGTTAAACTTGATGGCGACGAAACTGAATATACTGAACATGGAGTTAATGGCTGCTCCGAAGACAAACTACCTGAAGAATTCAATACAGATCGCCACAATATCCTTATCGTGGCTAATAAATATCAGGTCGGCTTCGATCAACCAAAGCTTTCAGCGATGTACATCTTAAAGCCCCTCGCTGGAGTAAACGCCGTTCAGACACTCTCTCGTCTTAACCGCACCTGCGCTCCATACGCAAAGAAAACTTTCATCCTTGACTTCGTAAATACCTACGAAGAAATGGAAAATGCATTTGCGCCATATTATACTACAACTATATTAAAAAATACCGCGTCAGTCTCCGAACTTCGTGATAAGGCTGAAGAAATTGACGGCCACGGAGTGGTTATTGATTACGACGTGGATGCACTCTTCAAAGTAGTTTATGAAAACGCTGCAAAAGACGCCAAAGGTACTGGCAATATTCGCACAAGGATTAATGCGAATGCTGAAGCGAATCAGATCATCCGCCGCAATATCCTAGTCATGAATAATATGTTTGGCGAGGATATCAATAAAAAGAAAGAGTTTATCGGAGCTTGCCGAAGCTACGTCCGTCTCTATGATTTTCTTTCGCTCATTACTGGTCAAATAGATAATGAGCTATTCAAGAAATATATCTTCCTTTCTACTTTCTTAACCAATATCGATTTTGGTACCGGTAATGGTATCGACATCACAAAGAAAGTAAATATGGTCGAGTTCAAGAATCTATACGCCCAGAAACACGATGGTGGCCCACACGCGTCTAAACCGTTTGTTAATCTTCCAAATGCCGAAGTAAGACTTACAAAAGACGAAGAACAACTACTTTCGAGAATCATCGATGATATTAACACCGCTTCCGGCCAAACGTTTGATACGGATGTCGCAACCAAAGCCATGCTTCAGATTAAAGACTTGCTTCTCAAAAACGAAAATCTCAAAGTTGGCGCGAAGAATAATAACGAAGACGACTTTGCATTTAGCTTCTATGACGATGCAGACGAAGCGTTGCTTGAGGGTTTGATGAGCAATAACGAGTTCTTCACCCTGCTCCTCAATGATCAAAATCTCAAAAAGCGCGTTCTCGATGCATTTAAACATAGTGTCTACACGGAATTAAAAAAGAATTAA
- a CDS encoding AAA family ATPase has translation MSEVIISARDAQKISQISSQLPHALLVIADYGLDGLGVAQILAKNNDTFHLKPLPEKQTISVDQIRELISKLRTYAINRRVIVIDEADSMTEPSQNAFLKALEEPNKNTNFILVAENPKLMLDTVRSRCQTLTLHKTTSAQDKKLLEKYNLDPASSQQILFLAAGRPLLIKELAENPEKFAEYRQLATDAKQILATNREYDTFKNLVKYFSDRQKAILLTDIIVNMIRFQSLSRGTNPSLEEQLEKTTSVASALKSNANVRLALTQLVI, from the coding sequence ATGTCTGAAGTGATTATATCTGCTCGAGACGCTCAAAAAATCAGCCAGATTTCATCGCAATTGCCGCACGCGCTTTTGGTAATTGCGGATTACGGGCTTGATGGACTAGGCGTGGCTCAAATATTAGCAAAGAATAACGATACTTTTCATTTGAAACCGCTTCCAGAAAAGCAAACCATATCTGTTGATCAAATCCGCGAGCTCATCTCTAAACTCCGAACTTACGCCATAAATCGTCGAGTTATTGTCATTGACGAAGCCGATTCAATGACCGAGCCGTCGCAAAATGCATTCCTGAAAGCACTGGAAGAACCGAATAAAAATACCAATTTTATCCTTGTCGCGGAAAACCCGAAGTTGATGCTTGATACTGTTAGATCTCGCTGCCAGACGTTGACACTTCATAAAACGACATCCGCCCAAGATAAAAAACTGCTTGAAAAGTACAATTTAGACCCAGCTTCCAGCCAGCAAATTCTTTTTTTGGCGGCTGGGCGCCCATTGTTGATTAAAGAGTTGGCGGAAAATCCAGAAAAATTCGCCGAATATCGACAATTAGCCACAGACGCAAAGCAAATTTTAGCCACAAATCGAGAATACGACACATTTAAGAATCTCGTCAAATACTTTTCTGACCGCCAAAAAGCGATATTGTTGACGGATATTATAGTAAATATGATTCGTTTTCAATCTTTATCGCGCGGAACAAATCCGTCGCTTGAAGAGCAACTTGAAAAAACCACCTCTGTTGCGAGCGCATTAAAATCCAACGCCAACGTCAGACTGGCGCTTACGCAACTTGTGATATAA
- a CDS encoding DUF262 domain-containing protein, which produces MKIERGRIINDFIEPNKRQYSIPVYQRNYEWSDEQCKKLFADIIDAHNKDRSHFCGSIVYARLKDEHNIDYFVIIDGQQRITTIYLLIKALMDSTGSAAEKDQFVSALYNEDKFEKYDWDEASKLKLKPIKSDNIQLELLMENKLDELDKSSDIYKNYKLFRELINEALEKYSKLTIPGIYDGLEHLSCARIGLEDDDAPQEIFERINSTGLPLSLSDKIRNFVLMTDVDQESLYEEFWLPIEKNVKRNKMSDFFLNYLNMQLDIFAKDNIAYDCFKEFYYEHGYTNQSMLEELKHYSELYRAFQGGENEFSRKTNSLLGGLRDLKQTTIYVFLFRVFDDRLNGIIDDETLEKVLEFFLNYSVRRLACEIGSNSLRGLYKTLYKRIFNKEENKNYYYDSIVCFFTQLNSGDKFPTNSEFLVALREKDIYHKPDLRRYLLSTIENYGSKEKLEINSDITIEHIMPQKLSSDWQRMIGDNWQNDHAEYLHTLGNLTLTGYNSELYNKPFSEKKKLLEEYGAKIKTLNIDVLDKEVWNIEYIKARALRLANKVLEIFSYPESSFDISFKDPRYKEYGCEDADTATNKSVEYFMLQGEKNYVTSFADMLRIIIKKLYDEDPSVIEEMARTNSQIVSWSKNVMFSYEPGVTSGDQKIDGTDIYVSEGFSAAYIICIIRSLLENYGIELDEFSYSARNVKAA; this is translated from the coding sequence ATGAAGATCGAAAGAGGCAGGATTATAAACGATTTCATCGAACCAAACAAACGCCAATATTCAATACCGGTATACCAACGCAATTACGAGTGGTCTGATGAGCAATGTAAAAAACTATTCGCCGATATTATAGATGCACATAATAAAGACAGGTCGCATTTTTGTGGATCTATTGTCTATGCAAGATTAAAAGATGAACATAATATTGATTATTTTGTGATAATCGATGGGCAACAGCGTATCACGACCATTTATCTATTAATTAAAGCTCTGATGGATTCGACCGGCTCTGCTGCTGAAAAGGATCAATTTGTCTCTGCGCTTTACAACGAAGATAAATTCGAAAAGTATGATTGGGATGAAGCAAGCAAGTTAAAACTTAAACCCATTAAATCCGACAATATTCAGCTAGAGCTTCTTATGGAGAATAAGCTCGATGAACTCGATAAATCCAGTGACATTTATAAGAACTACAAACTTTTCCGCGAACTAATTAATGAAGCCTTAGAGAAATATTCCAAACTTACCATTCCAGGAATCTACGATGGCCTAGAACATCTTTCGTGCGCCAGAATTGGGCTTGAAGACGATGATGCGCCACAAGAAATATTCGAACGCATCAACTCGACTGGGTTACCATTGAGTCTTTCTGATAAAATTAGAAACTTCGTCCTTATGACCGATGTAGACCAGGAGAGCCTATACGAAGAGTTCTGGCTTCCTATTGAAAAGAATGTAAAGCGTAATAAGATGTCTGATTTCTTCTTGAATTATCTGAATATGCAATTAGATATTTTTGCAAAGGATAATATCGCCTACGATTGCTTTAAAGAGTTCTATTACGAGCATGGATATACCAATCAGTCTATGCTAGAAGAGCTAAAACATTATTCTGAATTATACAGAGCATTTCAGGGTGGCGAGAACGAGTTTTCAAGAAAAACAAATAGTCTCCTCGGCGGTCTTAGAGATTTAAAACAGACAACAATTTACGTATTCTTATTTAGAGTTTTTGATGATCGTCTTAATGGAATTATCGACGACGAGACACTAGAAAAAGTCCTTGAGTTCTTCCTAAACTACAGTGTAAGGCGTTTAGCTTGCGAAATCGGCTCAAACTCTTTACGCGGCCTATATAAGACACTCTATAAGCGTATCTTCAATAAAGAGGAAAACAAGAATTATTATTATGATTCAATCGTATGTTTCTTTACTCAGCTGAACTCCGGCGATAAATTCCCAACGAACTCTGAGTTTTTGGTCGCTCTTCGTGAAAAAGATATATATCATAAACCAGATTTACGAAGATATCTCCTCTCCACTATAGAAAACTACGGTTCTAAAGAAAAGCTTGAAATCAATAGCGATATTACTATCGAGCATATAATGCCACAGAAATTATCATCCGATTGGCAGAGGATGATTGGTGATAATTGGCAAAATGATCACGCAGAATATCTCCATACATTAGGCAATCTCACTCTTACTGGATATAATAGCGAGTTATATAATAAGCCATTTAGTGAAAAGAAGAAATTACTAGAAGAATACGGAGCAAAGATTAAAACTCTTAATATCGATGTTCTAGATAAGGAAGTTTGGAATATTGAATACATCAAAGCTCGTGCTTTGAGACTCGCAAATAAAGTTCTTGAAATATTCAGCTATCCCGAATCTTCTTTCGATATTTCATTTAAGGATCCGAGATATAAAGAATATGGGTGCGAAGACGCGGATACGGCAACGAACAAGAGCGTTGAATACTTTATGCTACAGGGAGAAAAAAATTACGTTACAAGCTTCGCCGATATGCTAAGAATTATAATCAAAAAACTTTACGACGAAGATCCTAGCGTAATTGAAGAGATGGCTAGAACGAACAGTCAAATAGTTAGCTGGTCAAAGAATGTGATGTTCTCCTATGAGCCTGGCGTCACGAGTGGCGACCAAAAGATTGATGGCACAGATATTTACGTATCTGAGGGCTTTTCAGCCGCTTATATTATTTGTATCATCAGGTCATTGTTGGAAAACTACGGAATTGAACTCGATGAGTTTAGCTACAGTGCGAGAAACGTAAAAGCTGCTTGA
- a CDS encoding restriction endonuclease subunit S, translating into MTDNNVNWKKARIKDVSTPYTGNSIKDEHKDLYIDNINAIPYISTKDINDKFQTIDFDNGLFIKNSDKSFRRAPKNSTLLCIEGGNAGKKIAFNDRTVCFVNKLCCFHSKTENNKFLYYFLMSPSFTEEFKSRITGLIGGVSVSVLRNIHIRLPALDEQEKIADFLDEKCAEIDRLSEDIQKQIDILNDYKKSVITRAVTKGLDPNAEMKDSGVQWIGKIPEKWTVIPVKYCFDIENGSDPKTDYGDTPVYGSGSKSFKKCVEFKKGPTVLLGRKGTVNIPQYVTGNYWNVDTAFNTKPKGNYDLKLFYYAACSFDYENYSTQTALPSMTQSNYYNFKLPLMSQDEQEQIVTFLDDKCTEIDESINSKQGQITKLDTYKKSIIYEYVTGKKRVV; encoded by the coding sequence ATGACCGACAATAATGTAAATTGGAAAAAAGCACGAATAAAAGATGTGAGTACGCCATATACCGGCAATAGCATTAAGGATGAACATAAAGATTTATATATAGATAATATCAATGCTATCCCCTACATCTCTACAAAAGATATTAATGACAAATTTCAAACGATCGATTTTGATAATGGACTTTTCATAAAAAACAGCGATAAATCTTTTAGACGCGCGCCAAAAAACAGTACATTATTATGTATAGAAGGTGGCAATGCCGGAAAAAAGATAGCCTTTAATGACAGGACTGTATGTTTCGTTAATAAGTTGTGTTGTTTCCACTCAAAAACAGAAAACAATAAGTTTCTCTATTATTTTCTTATGTCACCATCATTTACTGAAGAATTCAAAAGTCGTATAACTGGTCTTATTGGTGGTGTGAGCGTTTCTGTTCTGCGGAATATCCATATACGATTACCTGCTCTTGATGAGCAAGAAAAGATTGCTGACTTTCTCGACGAAAAATGCGCTGAAATTGACAGACTTTCCGAAGACATACAAAAACAAATCGATATCCTAAATGACTACAAGAAATCCGTCATTACTCGAGCCGTCACCAAAGGCCTCGATCCAAACGCAGAAATGAAAGATAGCGGTGTCCAATGGATTGGAAAAATACCAGAAAAATGGACGGTCATACCAGTAAAATATTGCTTTGACATTGAAAATGGCTCAGATCCTAAAACTGATTATGGTGATACACCAGTATATGGAAGCGGTTCAAAAAGTTTCAAGAAGTGTGTCGAGTTTAAGAAAGGACCAACAGTGCTACTTGGTAGAAAAGGTACCGTTAATATTCCCCAGTATGTAACTGGTAATTATTGGAACGTCGATACAGCTTTTAATACAAAACCTAAGGGCAATTATGATTTGAAGCTATTCTATTATGCAGCTTGTAGCTTTGATTATGAAAATTATTCAACCCAGACTGCGCTCCCCAGTATGACCCAATCGAATTATTACAATTTTAAACTTCCTTTAATGAGCCAAGACGAGCAGGAACAAATCGTTACTTTTCTCGATGATAAATGTACAGAAATAGATGAATCTATAAACTCTAAGCAAGGACAGATCACAAAACTTGATACTTATAAGAAGTCTATCATTTACGAATATGTAACCGGTAAAAAGAGGGTTGTATGA
- a CDS encoding tetratricopeptide repeat protein, whose product MFGLLLILILMIWAIFYHPSIKETGDLPTKITNKLDQLWEIAQESIRENKYLRAEKALLTILRVDEKNATAYNRLGILYAKQKAYKDAIECFEIAQSLEPSASSLHNVGLIYYETENYEKASLAFEQALEMEDDLAARYIAYAKVQEKIGNTKKVINALEKAVELEPIPQTLKILAEAYDNAGQAELAEELRKKATKMIAPVAPTNSKTEVPRPRQQRKIHQPRKIVM is encoded by the coding sequence ATGTTTGGATTACTCCTCATTCTAATTTTAATGATTTGGGCGATTTTCTATCATCCGTCAATTAAAGAAACTGGCGATTTGCCAACTAAGATCACTAATAAACTTGATCAATTATGGGAAATTGCCCAAGAATCGATTCGCGAGAATAAGTACCTGCGCGCAGAAAAAGCTCTGCTGACAATCTTACGCGTCGATGAGAAAAATGCCACTGCATATAACCGTTTGGGAATTTTATATGCCAAGCAGAAGGCGTATAAAGATGCTATCGAATGCTTTGAGATCGCTCAGAGTCTCGAACCAAGCGCTTCGAGTCTTCATAATGTCGGCTTAATTTATTACGAAACAGAGAACTATGAAAAGGCGTCGCTAGCATTTGAGCAGGCATTGGAGATGGAAGATGATTTGGCTGCGCGCTACATCGCTTATGCCAAAGTTCAGGAAAAAATAGGGAACACGAAGAAGGTTATTAATGCACTGGAAAAGGCTGTTGAGCTGGAGCCGATTCCTCAAACCCTGAAGATCCTAGCGGAGGCCTACGACAATGCCGGACAGGCTGAATTAGCTGAAGAATTACGCAAGAAAGCCACAAAAATGATCGCTCCCGTAGCGCCGACAAATAGTAAAACTGAAGTACCGCGCCCACGCCAGCAGCGTAAAATACATCAACCACGAAAAATAGTTATGTAA
- a CDS encoding DUF4236 domain-containing protein, which produces MGFRFRRSVKIIPGVKLNFSKRGVSTTLGVKGARYTMGSGGRRTASVGIPGTGISYVTTQNKHAVKKLSQNTAGYHSKTITLILCLMLGLLGVHRFYVGKKGTGILWLFSAGGFIIGWIIDILAILNGSFTDSLGRPL; this is translated from the coding sequence ATGGGTTTCAGATTCAGAAGATCTGTAAAAATAATACCTGGCGTAAAGCTTAACTTTTCTAAGCGAGGCGTTTCTACTACGCTTGGTGTGAAAGGTGCTCGTTATACTATGGGAAGTGGAGGTCGACGAACGGCATCGGTCGGTATTCCCGGCACTGGTATTTCGTACGTGACTACGCAGAATAAACATGCTGTAAAAAAGTTATCACAAAATACAGCTGGATATCACTCCAAAACAATAACGCTAATACTATGCCTTATGCTTGGACTATTAGGAGTACATCGCTTCTATGTTGGTAAAAAAGGAACTGGTATACTTTGGCTGTTCTCTGCCGGTGGTTTTATTATTGGTTGGATAATAGATATTTTGGCAATATTGAATGGAAGCTTTACTGATAGCTTAGGTCGTCCTCTGTGA
- the trpS gene encoding tryptophan--tRNA ligase, translating to MKPSKPVILTGVRANNNIHIGNYFGAILPIINMAKRRSDEYDINLFIPDLHSFTTPIDHSKLYDSVLNNARVYAAAGLSLDNPSIHLYRQSYIPAHSELTWILDCFTGFGRMSIMTQFKDKSRKFLDSKITKGEMSDEQRIWDTIDRSISVGLFNYPVLMAADILLYGATYVPVGDDQTQHLEFTRDIAERMNRKFGDLFIVPKPVIQQHQFFGKDQGLRIKDLVNPAKKMSKSDESGKGVIFLSDDPKSAHKKIMSATTDSIGKVQYDKENQPGISNLLEILTLVRQDAGREVTLEQTVNEYFGMDRYGDFKRIVADEVAGFLENFHNRLAAVDERAIEEKLASSEKDMNVVANETLYRVQKAVGLRK from the coding sequence ATGAAACCATCAAAACCCGTTATCCTCACTGGCGTGCGCGCCAACAATAACATCCACATAGGTAATTACTTTGGGGCTATCTTGCCGATTATTAACATGGCGAAACGTCGCTCGGACGAATACGATATCAATCTATTCATCCCAGATCTCCACAGTTTTACTACGCCAATTGACCACAGCAAGTTATACGACAGCGTCCTAAATAACGCGCGAGTTTACGCCGCCGCTGGATTGTCGTTGGACAATCCCTCCATTCATCTATATCGCCAAAGTTATATCCCAGCTCACAGTGAGCTAACATGGATTTTAGATTGCTTCACTGGGTTTGGCAGGATGAGCATAATGACACAGTTCAAAGACAAATCGCGTAAGTTTCTTGATAGTAAAATAACCAAGGGGGAAATGTCTGACGAACAGAGAATTTGGGACACTATAGACAGAAGTATCTCCGTCGGACTATTTAACTATCCCGTCCTGATGGCTGCCGACATTCTACTTTACGGCGCAACTTACGTGCCGGTTGGCGACGACCAGACTCAGCATTTGGAGTTCACTCGTGATATTGCCGAGCGAATGAATCGTAAATTTGGTGATCTATTTATCGTGCCGAAACCCGTAATTCAGCAACATCAATTCTTCGGAAAAGACCAAGGATTGAGGATTAAAGATCTCGTGAATCCAGCGAAGAAAATGAGCAAATCTGACGAGAGTGGCAAGGGAGTTATTTTCCTTTCTGACGATCCAAAATCGGCACATAAGAAAATAATGAGTGCAACAACAGATTCAATTGGCAAAGTTCAATACGACAAGGAAAATCAGCCTGGAATTTCTAATTTGCTGGAAATTTTGACTTTGGTTCGGCAAGACGCTGGCAGGGAAGTTACTCTGGAGCAGACCGTCAACGAGTACTTCGGTATGGATCGTTATGGCGATTTCAAGCGAATCGTGGCCGACGAAGTTGCGGGATTTTTGGAGAATTTCCATAATCGACTTGCGGCAGTTGATGAGCGAGCAATTGAAGAAAAGCTGGCTTCCAGTGAGAAAGACATGAATGTCGTCGCTAATGAAACTTTGTATCGCGTTCAAAAAGCCGTAGGGCTTCGAAAATAG